One genomic segment of Acinetobacter sp. C26M includes these proteins:
- a CDS encoding peptidylprolyl isomerase, whose product MMKKLFMTTGLILASSHLFANTMVDMKTSMGNIEIELFDDKAPVSAKNFESYVKSNFYTGTIFHRVIPGFMVQGGGLDANMIEKTTKAPIVNEASNGLKNTRGTLAMARTQNPNSASSQFFINVADNNFLNKSPMDAGYAVFGKVTKGMDIVDKIVNVPTANYGMHQNVPKQPIKIISVQIKNSK is encoded by the coding sequence ATGATGAAAAAGTTGTTCATGACAACAGGTTTAATTCTGGCAAGCAGCCATTTATTTGCAAATACCATGGTTGATATGAAAACCAGTATGGGGAACATTGAAATTGAACTTTTTGATGATAAAGCACCTGTATCTGCAAAGAACTTTGAAAGCTATGTAAAAAGCAACTTTTATACAGGCACAATTTTCCATCGTGTTATTCCAGGTTTTATGGTGCAGGGTGGTGGTCTAGATGCAAATATGATTGAGAAGACAACTAAAGCTCCAATTGTAAATGAAGCAAGCAACGGCTTGAAAAATACTCGCGGTACTTTGGCGATGGCACGTACGCAAAACCCAAACTCTGCAAGTAGTCAATTCTTTATTAATGTTGCTGACAATAACTTTTTAAATAAGTCACCAATGGATGCGGGTTACGCTGTATTTGGTAAAGTGACTAAAGGTATGGATATTGTCGATAAGATCGTAAATGTACCAACGGCAAACTACGGAATGCATCAAAATGTACCGAAACAGCCGATTAAAATTATCAGTGTACAGATAAAGAACAGTAAGTAA
- a CDS encoding LysR family transcriptional regulator: MDTLKAIQVFVCIAHQGNLSKAAEHLDYSKAMVSRYLEHLEQTFSTRLFQRNTRKVSLTPAGEKALVYCENILQQQHLLEGLAAPEQHSGTIRFTCGLFLFQLGVNECIKQFKKRYPQIHFDVYLTENTVDLMDAHVDLALRITQKVADGLIARPVCQIESIFCAHPHYLQDHTPLLHPSQLIQHECIAHHTHNQYWTLFDTDQQPQNYPLNVTFKSNDVIALYQMCLKAQGIAMLPTLLVRKDIAHQRLQQVFSDFSAPDLTLSLVYASRQHLPKITQEFIAFVIENLSFYLNQQN; the protein is encoded by the coding sequence ATGGATACCTTAAAAGCCATTCAAGTCTTCGTATGTATTGCCCATCAGGGCAATCTCAGCAAAGCAGCCGAACATTTAGATTACTCTAAAGCCATGGTGTCTCGCTATTTAGAACACCTTGAACAAACCTTTTCAACTCGTTTGTTTCAACGCAATACCCGTAAAGTTTCACTGACCCCAGCAGGTGAAAAAGCACTGGTCTATTGTGAAAATATTTTACAGCAGCAACACTTGCTCGAAGGATTGGCCGCCCCTGAACAACATAGTGGGACGATTCGCTTTACCTGTGGCTTGTTTCTGTTTCAATTGGGGGTCAATGAATGTATTAAACAGTTTAAGAAACGCTATCCGCAGATTCATTTTGATGTGTATTTAACTGAAAATACCGTCGACTTAATGGATGCGCATGTTGATCTTGCTCTACGCATTACCCAGAAAGTCGCGGATGGGCTGATTGCTCGTCCAGTCTGTCAGATTGAATCTATCTTTTGCGCGCATCCCCACTATTTACAGGATCACACTCCCCTGTTGCATCCTAGTCAACTCATTCAACATGAATGTATTGCTCATCATACCCATAATCAATACTGGACATTGTTTGATACAGATCAGCAACCCCAGAACTATCCTTTAAATGTTACGTTTAAAAGCAATGACGTGATCGCGCTTTATCAAATGTGTCTCAAGGCACAAGGCATTGCCATGTTGCCAACTTTATTGGTACGCAAAGATATTGCTCATCAACGTTTACAACAGGTATTTTCTGATTTTTCCGCACCAGACCTGACCTTGTCTTTAGTCTATGCATCAAGACAGCATTTGCCGAAAATAACTCAAGAATTTATTGCTTTTGTGATCGAAAACTTAAGTTTTTACCTAAATCAACAAAATTAA
- a CDS encoding MBL fold metallo-hydrolase, translating into MLKYLLKAPEAAWAAASPAAAKAENLKIKYLGTAGFILSDSNRTLVLDPFISRPNLWQTLTQPLCSDPALVKHYIPYADEVLIGHAHYDHILDAPELCKQTGARLIGSEASLMYGRSAGLLEQQMQATQGREVIHCGEWQVVGLPSIHGKALFGRIPLPGDMTTPPPFPPKFHQLRHGLVLNWWIDTGQLRVVHIDSADFIEQELQGRQADIVCLCAIGRKYRPNYVKDVVRLLKPKYIIPCHWDTMVTPIDAPPQLLPGVNIPEFIEEIKACGVVPLFMPILGELYFDQSVKV; encoded by the coding sequence ATGCTGAAATATCTACTCAAAGCGCCTGAGGCTGCATGGGCTGCGGCTTCACCCGCAGCAGCAAAAGCAGAAAATCTAAAAATCAAATATTTGGGGACAGCAGGGTTTATCTTGTCTGATTCCAATCGAACCTTAGTACTTGATCCTTTTATCAGCCGTCCAAATCTCTGGCAGACTTTGACCCAGCCGTTATGTAGCGATCCCGCTTTGGTCAAACACTATATTCCATATGCAGATGAGGTACTGATTGGGCATGCGCATTATGACCATATTTTGGATGCACCAGAGCTTTGCAAACAAACAGGGGCTCGTTTGATCGGTTCGGAAGCGAGTTTAATGTATGGGCGTTCCGCAGGCTTGCTTGAGCAACAGATGCAAGCCACGCAGGGAAGGGAGGTGATTCACTGTGGCGAGTGGCAAGTGGTCGGTTTACCTTCAATTCACGGTAAAGCACTGTTTGGTCGTATTCCATTACCAGGAGATATGACCACACCACCGCCTTTTCCACCGAAGTTTCATCAGCTGCGACATGGCTTAGTCTTGAACTGGTGGATTGATACAGGGCAACTGCGAGTTGTTCACATTGATTCTGCGGATTTTATTGAGCAAGAGCTGCAGGGCAGACAGGCAGATATCGTGTGTCTTTGCGCGATAGGGCGTAAATATCGTCCAAACTATGTCAAAGATGTGGTGCGGTTATTGAAACCGAAATACATTATTCCATGCCACTGGGATACGATGGTGACGCCGATTGATGCGCCACCGCAGTTGTTGCCAGGGGTAAATATTCCTGAGTTTATTGAAGAAATAAAAGCTTGTGGTGTCGTGCCTTTGTTTATGCCGATTTTGGGTGAGCTATATTTTGACCAATCTGTAAAAGTTTAA
- a CDS encoding MBL fold metallo-hydrolase — protein MNTKPYIIALSTLAATSAAFAQDLKIQNFLAQPEHFGVTSTLIEGDKEVLLVNAQFSKSEALRIAADILDSGKTLKTIFVSYGDPDFYFGLDVFKQYFPNVQVIATPETVKHIQDTQALKVQYWGPKMGANAPSKIIVPQAYTAKTLKLENENIEIKGNKELTYLWIPSAKAVVGGIPVSSGIHLWTADTPTAKDRAEVVQTLESIKALNPQVVVPAHMKAGAAEGLDAVNFSIDYLKQYEKAVKVTKNSAELIQMMQKQYPALGESSSLELGAKVVKGEMKWP, from the coding sequence ATGAACACCAAACCTTATATCATTGCTTTATCCACTTTAGCGGCAACATCTGCGGCTTTTGCACAAGACTTAAAAATTCAAAACTTTTTGGCTCAGCCTGAGCACTTCGGTGTGACCTCAACCTTAATTGAAGGTGACAAAGAAGTCTTATTGGTGAATGCCCAATTTTCTAAATCAGAAGCATTGCGTATCGCTGCTGACATTCTAGATAGTGGTAAAACCTTAAAAACGATTTTTGTCAGCTATGGCGATCCAGACTTCTATTTTGGTTTAGATGTGTTTAAGCAATACTTTCCGAATGTGCAGGTGATTGCGACCCCTGAAACAGTGAAGCATATTCAGGATACACAAGCGCTGAAAGTACAGTATTGGGGACCAAAAATGGGTGCCAATGCACCGAGCAAGATTATTGTTCCCCAAGCGTATACGGCTAAAACCTTAAAATTAGAAAATGAAAATATCGAAATCAAAGGTAACAAAGAACTCACTTATTTATGGATTCCGAGTGCCAAAGCTGTTGTTGGTGGTATTCCAGTGTCATCGGGTATTCATCTTTGGACTGCTGATACCCCAACAGCCAAAGATCGTGCAGAAGTGGTACAGACCTTAGAGAGTATCAAAGCACTCAATCCGCAAGTTGTGGTACCCGCGCATATGAAAGCGGGTGCAGCGGAAGGATTGGATGCGGTGAATTTCTCAATTGACTATTTAAAGCAATATGAGAAAGCAGTCAAAGTAACCAAGAACTCAGCTGAATTAATCCAAATGATGCAAAAACAGTATCCTGCTTTAGGTGAATCAAGCAGCTTAGAGTTAGGTGCTAAAGTGGTTAAAGGCGAGATGAAATGGCCTTAA
- the grpE gene encoding nucleotide exchange factor GrpE has product MANEHNEQAQDIQNEQQAEQTQAEGVEQANELSVEDLQAQITKLEESLKLEKARTANAVYEAQKSVERIQRESEKHKETVLEKFAKELLDSVDNLERAIQAAGEEQTPVLEGIKLTLKSLLTTLEKFGVVEADTQNGFNADLHQAVGIDPTAQANQIGAVLQKGYTLNGRLLRPAMVMVGQ; this is encoded by the coding sequence ATGGCTAATGAGCACAATGAGCAAGCTCAAGACATTCAAAATGAGCAACAGGCTGAACAAACTCAAGCTGAAGGTGTAGAGCAAGCAAACGAGCTTAGCGTTGAAGATTTACAAGCGCAAATCACTAAACTCGAAGAAAGCTTGAAACTAGAAAAAGCACGTACAGCCAATGCTGTTTATGAAGCACAAAAAAGCGTTGAACGTATTCAACGTGAATCTGAAAAGCATAAAGAGACTGTGCTGGAAAAATTTGCGAAAGAATTATTGGATTCTGTCGACAACCTAGAACGTGCGATTCAAGCTGCTGGTGAAGAGCAAACCCCTGTGCTTGAAGGGATTAAGCTCACTTTGAAATCACTATTAACGACGCTGGAAAAATTTGGTGTGGTCGAAGCTGATACACAAAATGGCTTCAATGCGGATTTACACCAAGCTGTTGGCATCGATCCAACGGCTCAAGCCAATCAAATTGGTGCTGTTTTACAGAAAGGCTATACCTTAAATGGTCGTCTACTCCGACCAGCAATGGTAATGGTGGGTCAATAA
- a CDS encoding alpha/beta hydrolase has product MTALPQRIQTILDKGQGPAARALDKLPKIVQESLAKLLAYPYQYPDLDSFTKCLMAVQIKQGRIGFIGDDPIESRRQFDAQMLAIINKPTSIESVEDIRLPLQSGTVFARHYHPAPNKKLPIIVFYHGGGFVVGGLDTHDEACRIIAKYAKVQVLSIDYPLAPEASPQLLIKSCEDALAWVYQNRRQLKIYKNRIAVAGDSAGGNISTVVAQHSVGKAYAPQAQLLIYPVVDFKSRHPSFYAYGEGLVLTSKDVDYVTDYYATRHDVALDDPLISPTYGSLRKLAPAYVITAGHDLLHDEGAIYSHKLRQNGVKVQYVDYPDQTHGFINLTPVSSKAKRNTIEVAKNFRKFWDKHS; this is encoded by the coding sequence GTGACAGCATTACCTCAAAGAATTCAAACAATTTTAGATAAAGGACAAGGTCCTGCTGCACGAGCACTTGATAAGCTCCCCAAAATTGTACAAGAGTCTCTCGCTAAGCTTTTGGCTTATCCATACCAATATCCAGATTTAGACTCATTTACCAAATGCCTGATGGCAGTTCAAATTAAACAAGGTCGCATTGGTTTTATTGGTGATGATCCGATAGAGTCTCGTCGTCAGTTTGATGCACAAATGTTGGCAATTATTAATAAGCCGACATCGATTGAATCGGTTGAAGATATTCGTCTTCCTTTGCAAAGCGGGACAGTCTTTGCTAGACATTATCATCCTGCGCCCAATAAGAAATTGCCGATCATCGTGTTTTATCATGGTGGTGGTTTTGTGGTGGGCGGTTTGGATACCCATGACGAAGCTTGTCGTATAATTGCCAAGTACGCAAAAGTACAAGTACTCAGTATTGATTATCCACTAGCACCAGAAGCATCACCACAACTGTTGATCAAATCATGTGAAGATGCATTGGCATGGGTTTATCAAAATCGCCGTCAGTTAAAAATCTATAAAAATCGTATCGCTGTTGCAGGGGATAGTGCTGGTGGTAATATTAGTACCGTGGTTGCACAGCATTCTGTAGGCAAAGCCTATGCACCACAAGCACAGCTATTGATTTATCCAGTCGTTGATTTCAAAAGCCGCCATCCATCGTTTTATGCTTATGGTGAGGGCTTGGTGTTGACCAGTAAAGATGTGGATTATGTGACTGACTATTATGCGACACGGCATGATGTCGCATTAGATGACCCTTTAATCTCACCAACCTATGGAAGTCTCAGAAAGTTGGCACCTGCTTATGTGATTACTGCTGGACATGACTTACTGCATGATGAGGGGGCGATCTATAGTCATAAACTTAGACAAAATGGTGTCAAAGTCCAATATGTTGATTACCCAGATCAGACACATGGCTTTATCAACCTCACACCCGTCTCAAGTAAGGCAAAACGCAATACCATTGAAGTTGCCAAAAACTTTAGAAAGTTCTGGGATAAACATAGTTAA
- the dnaK gene encoding molecular chaperone DnaK, whose translation MAKIIGIDLGTTNSCVAVLEGDKVKVIENAEGARTTPSIIAYKDGEILVGQSAKRQAVTNPKNTLFAIKRLIGRRYEDQAVQKDIGLVPYKIIKADNGDAWVEVNDKKLAPQQISAEILKKMKKTAEDYLGETVTEAVITVPAYFNDAQRQATKDAGKIAGLDVKRIINEPTAAALAFGMDKKEGDRKIAVYDLGGGTFDVSIIEIADLDGDQQIEVLSTNGDTFLGGEDFDNALIEFLVEEFKKEQSVNLKNDPLALQRLKEAAEKAKIELSSSNATEINLPYITADATGPKHLVINVTRAKLEGLVADLVARTIEPCRIALKDAGLSTSDISDVILVGGQSRMPLVQQKVQEFFGKEPRKDVNPDEAVAIGAAIQGAVLSGDKTDVLLLDVTPLTLGIETMGGVLTAIIEKNTTIPAKKSQVFSTAADNQPAVDISVFQGERKMAQQNKLLGNFQLGDIPPAPRGVPQIEVSFDINADGILKVSAKDKSTGKEQSIQIKANSGLSDAEIEAMIKDAEANAEEDRKFEELAKARNEADALVSSSNKAVKDLGDKVTEDEKTAIATAVSELEAATKENDVEDIKAKTEALQNILMPITQRAYEQAQGAGGAEGFDPNAFQGGDAGQQQKADDGVVDAEFTEVKDDKK comes from the coding sequence ATGGCAAAAATTATTGGTATTGACTTAGGTACTACCAACTCATGTGTTGCTGTACTTGAAGGCGATAAAGTAAAAGTAATTGAAAATGCAGAAGGCGCACGCACAACTCCATCAATCATTGCATACAAAGATGGCGAGATCTTAGTTGGTCAAAGTGCAAAGCGTCAGGCTGTAACTAACCCAAAAAACACATTATTCGCAATCAAGCGTTTAATTGGTCGTCGTTATGAAGATCAAGCGGTACAAAAAGACATCGGTCTTGTACCTTACAAAATCATCAAAGCTGACAATGGCGATGCTTGGGTTGAAGTAAACGATAAAAAATTAGCACCTCAACAAATCTCTGCTGAAATCTTGAAAAAGATGAAAAAAACAGCAGAAGACTATTTAGGTGAAACCGTTACTGAAGCAGTGATTACTGTTCCTGCTTACTTTAACGATGCACAACGTCAAGCAACTAAAGATGCAGGTAAAATTGCAGGTCTTGATGTTAAACGTATCATCAACGAACCAACTGCTGCGGCACTTGCGTTCGGTATGGACAAAAAAGAAGGCGATCGTAAAATCGCGGTTTATGACTTAGGTGGTGGTACATTCGACGTATCAATCATTGAAATCGCTGACCTTGATGGCGACCAACAAATCGAAGTGTTATCAACAAACGGTGATACTTTCCTTGGTGGTGAAGACTTTGATAACGCGTTAATTGAATTCTTGGTTGAAGAATTCAAGAAAGAACAAAGTGTGAACTTGAAAAATGATCCACTTGCGTTACAACGTTTGAAAGAAGCTGCTGAAAAAGCAAAAATCGAGCTTTCTTCGTCAAATGCAACTGAAATCAACCTTCCATACATCACGGCTGATGCGACTGGTCCTAAACACTTAGTGATCAACGTAACACGTGCAAAACTTGAAGGTTTAGTGGCTGACTTAGTTGCTCGTACAATTGAGCCTTGCCGTATTGCACTTAAAGATGCTGGTCTTTCGACTTCTGACATCTCTGACGTGATCTTGGTGGGCGGTCAGTCTCGTATGCCACTTGTACAACAAAAAGTACAAGAATTCTTTGGCAAAGAGCCACGTAAAGACGTGAACCCTGATGAAGCAGTTGCGATTGGTGCAGCGATTCAAGGTGCGGTATTGTCTGGTGACAAAACTGACGTACTTTTATTAGATGTAACACCGTTAACACTTGGTATCGAAACCATGGGTGGCGTATTAACAGCGATCATTGAGAAAAACACCACGATTCCTGCGAAGAAATCTCAAGTGTTCTCGACTGCTGCTGATAACCAGCCTGCTGTAGACATTTCAGTGTTCCAAGGTGAACGTAAAATGGCTCAACAAAACAAATTGTTGGGTAACTTCCAATTAGGCGATATCCCACCTGCTCCACGTGGTGTACCGCAAATTGAAGTATCGTTCGACATCAATGCTGACGGTATCTTAAAAGTATCTGCGAAAGATAAGAGCACTGGTAAAGAGCAATCGATCCAGATCAAAGCAAACTCAGGTTTGTCTGATGCTGAAATCGAAGCAATGATCAAAGATGCTGAAGCGAATGCAGAAGAAGACCGTAAGTTTGAAGAGTTAGCAAAAGCACGCAACGAAGCGGATGCTTTAGTTTCTAGCTCAAACAAAGCAGTAAAAGATCTTGGTGATAAAGTTACTGAAGATGAAAAAACTGCGATCGCGACTGCGGTTTCTGAGCTTGAAGCAGCTACCAAAGAAAATGATGTTGAAGACATCAAAGCGAAAACTGAAGCTTTACAAAACATCTTGATGCCAATTACTCAACGTGCTTATGAACAAGCGCAAGGTGCTGGCGGTGCAGAAGGTTTTGATCCAAATGCATTCCAAGGTGGTGATGCTGGTCAACAACAGAAAGCGGACGATGGCGTTGTAGATGCTGAGTTCACAGAAGTAAAAGATGACAAAAAATAA
- a CDS encoding matrixin family metalloprotease, with product MKLAFIIALLLFILWSGYQTRQHPQLKFNSLTDRISSPLDTRLRYRIAEVDPRFKLSIEQVQAISQQATQIWKDGTGQDYFVYDPNAQLAIHLIYDERQMESEQRREHLSQLKSNQQHWVEKKQQLDQIEQEILRSKQLLDSKQQQLNQQIQRYNLEQQNAQRHPSSFANLEYFQQQQHALSQNVQLLQQEIDQYNQRIIQLNQQVDELNSLDQQLNASVSQYKQRFKPHLFHKGLFNGKQILIYEFESPDDLRLTIAHELGHALSLEHSDDPQALMYPIMRDQNTTHFRLTQADLSLLLAR from the coding sequence ATGAAACTCGCCTTCATTATTGCATTGCTCCTCTTTATACTCTGGTCGGGTTATCAAACCCGCCAACACCCACAACTTAAATTTAATTCGCTCACTGATCGAATTAGCAGCCCACTTGATACACGCCTACGCTATCGTATTGCCGAAGTCGATCCTCGTTTTAAACTCAGTATCGAGCAAGTACAAGCCATTAGCCAACAAGCAACCCAAATCTGGAAAGATGGCACAGGGCAAGATTATTTTGTCTATGACCCCAATGCTCAGCTCGCGATTCACCTGATCTATGATGAGCGTCAAATGGAAAGCGAACAACGTCGCGAACACCTTAGCCAGCTTAAATCGAATCAACAACACTGGGTAGAGAAAAAGCAGCAGCTTGATCAGATTGAACAGGAAATCCTACGTAGTAAGCAGCTTCTCGACTCAAAACAACAGCAACTGAATCAGCAAATCCAACGCTACAATCTAGAACAGCAAAATGCACAACGGCATCCCAGCTCTTTTGCCAATCTTGAATATTTCCAACAACAGCAACATGCCTTATCTCAAAATGTGCAGTTACTACAGCAAGAAATTGATCAATATAATCAGAGAATCATTCAGTTAAATCAACAAGTTGATGAGTTGAATAGTTTAGACCAGCAGCTCAATGCTTCGGTCAGCCAATACAAACAACGCTTTAAGCCACATTTATTTCATAAAGGTCTATTTAATGGCAAACAAATATTAATTTATGAGTTTGAATCTCCAGATGATTTACGTTTAACCATCGCACATGAGCTAGGTCATGCTTTGAGTTTAGAGCATAGTGATGATCCTCAAGCACTGATGTATCCCATTATGAGAGATCAAAATACAACGCATTTCCGTTTGACCCAAGCAGACCTCTCTCTTTTACTCGCAAGATAA